One window of the Pyxicephalus adspersus chromosome 5, UCB_Pads_2.0, whole genome shotgun sequence genome contains the following:
- the MATCAP2 gene encoding putative tyrosine carboxypeptidase MATCAP2 isoform X1: MMESICVTETLHWPKKELARKSVLNVEKELTREKIKDVQVLSMTILRDTFRTGTSSYNVLLQSQEVKKQVQKDPLLNHTKKKRKGSRVLSTSRSKEYHKTSSQNNAWLYARRNMSNFISRTRAVTHKCPPSITVSGNGLGFTHRAKPKSKRKQVLTTGKDTRVSKSLGKEDVPAKKFCILNAIKPTNVDKEKIKFFKSAFTYDPQFEYANPALPNVLARHSHASDRFLKQAVNIMKKALEKYGSYEKFEQATGGSLLPKSRIWHQVRKYMEKEGCLGEIVVHLTDDLLSRASMTVVNGRPTLTINTSTAREQWLEGMLRHEIGTHYFRGMNNNQQPWNNSSGRKKYGLKPINPTEEGLASIHSVLFRKDPYLWRAALLYYTVYQASHMSFSELFQDVGQFVKDPNTRWDYCVRAKRGCTDTSQPGCFSKDQVYLDGILRILRHRETIDFHLLTSMGKVSYEDLDRLKDLAVLHNARIPQFLQDRSRYMEYLEKIMEVNELTDEELKMLIA; the protein is encoded by the exons ATGATGGAATCTATCTGCGTTACTG AGACACTTCACTGGCCTAAAAAGGAACTTGCCAGAAAATCAGTTCTAAATGTTGAGAAGGAGCTAACCAGAGAGAAGATAAAAGATGTTCAAGTTCTGTCTATGACCATTTTGAGAGACACATTCAGGACTGGAACAAGCAGCTACAACGTCCTTCTTCAAAGTCAAGAAGTAAAGAAACAAGTTCAAAAGGATCCACTTTTGAATCACACCaagaaaaagaggaaagggaGCAGAGTGTTAAGTACATCACGCAGCAAGGAGTACCACAAAACTTCTTCACAAAATAATGCCTGGTTATATGCTAGGAGAAACATGTCAAATTTTATCTCCAGAACAAGAGCAGTGACTCATAAATGTCCACCAAGTATTACCGTGTCAGGCAATGGCTTAGGGTTCACTCATCGAGCTAAACCCAAATCCAAAAGGAAGCAAGTATTAACTACAGGAAAAGACACCCGGGTGTCAAAATCACTAGGGAAAGAAGACGTCCCAGCGAagaaattttgcattttaaatgctaTAAAGCCTACAAATGTTGATAAAGAAAAGATCAAGTTTTTCAAGTCAGCATTTACTTACGATCCTCAGTTCGAGTATGCCAATCCTGCACTGCCAAATGTATTAGCTAGACACAGCCATGCCTCAGACAGATTCCTTAAACAG GCAGTTAATATTATGAAGAAAGCACTGGAAAAATACGGCAGCTATGAGAAATTTGAGCAAGCCACAGGAGGTAGTCTGCTCCCAAAGAGCCGAATATGGCACCAAGTTCGAAAATACATGGAAAAAGAAGGTTGCCTGGGTGAA ATTGTAGTTCACCTTACAGATGATTTACTTTCACGAGCTTCTATGACAGTTGTTAATGGACGTCCAACATTGACTATCAATACGTCTACTGCACGGGAACAGTGGCTTGAAGGGATGCTCAGACATGAAATAG GGACACACTATTTTCGAGGCATGAACAATAATCAGCAACCTTGGAATAATAGCAGTGGTCGTAAGAAGTATGGTTTAAAGCCAATCAATCCTACAGAGGAAGGTCTCGCAAGTATACATAGTGTGTTATTTCGAAAAGATCCCTATCTGTGGAGGGCTGCCCTTCTATATTACACTGTATACCAAGCCAGCCACATGTCTTTCAGCGAATTGTTCCAGGATGTGGGTCAGTTTGTTAAAGATCCAAACACACGGTGGGATTACTGTGTACGGGCAAAAAGAGGTTGTACTGACACATCACAACCAg gCTGTTTCAGTAAAGATCAAGTATATCTTGATGGGATTCTACGAATACTAAGGCACAGAGAAACCATTGATTTCCACCTGTTAACATCCATGGGAAAG GTTTCATATGAGGATTTAGACCGCTTGAAAGACCTCGCTGTTCTGCACAATGCCAGAATTCCACAATTTCTCCAAGACAGGAGTCGATATATGGAGTATTTAGAGAAGATTATGGAGGTGAATGAATTGACAGATGAGGAGCTGAAAATGCTTATTGCTTGA
- the MATCAP2 gene encoding putative tyrosine carboxypeptidase MATCAP2 isoform X3, with product MMESICVTETLHWPKKELARKSVLNVEKELTREKIKDVQVLSMTILRDTFRTGTSSYNVLLQSQEVKKQVQKDPLLNHTKKKRKGSRVLSTSRSKEYHKTSSQNNAWLYARRNMSNFISRTRAVTHKCPPSITVSGNGLGFTHRAKPKSKRKQVLTTGKDTRVSKSLGKEDVPAKKFCILNAIKPTNVDKEKIKFFKSAFTYDPQFEYANPALPNVLARHSHASDRFLKQAVNIMKKALEKYGSYEKFEQATGGSLLPKSRIWHQVRKYMEKEGCLGEIVVHLTDDLLSRASMTVVNGRPTLTINTSTAREQWLEGMLRHEIGTHYFRGMNNNQQPWNNSSGRKKYGLKPINPTEEGLASIHSVLFRKDPYLWRAALLYYTVYQASHMSFSELFQDVGQFVKDPNTRWDYCVRAKRGCTDTSQPGFI from the exons ATGATGGAATCTATCTGCGTTACTG AGACACTTCACTGGCCTAAAAAGGAACTTGCCAGAAAATCAGTTCTAAATGTTGAGAAGGAGCTAACCAGAGAGAAGATAAAAGATGTTCAAGTTCTGTCTATGACCATTTTGAGAGACACATTCAGGACTGGAACAAGCAGCTACAACGTCCTTCTTCAAAGTCAAGAAGTAAAGAAACAAGTTCAAAAGGATCCACTTTTGAATCACACCaagaaaaagaggaaagggaGCAGAGTGTTAAGTACATCACGCAGCAAGGAGTACCACAAAACTTCTTCACAAAATAATGCCTGGTTATATGCTAGGAGAAACATGTCAAATTTTATCTCCAGAACAAGAGCAGTGACTCATAAATGTCCACCAAGTATTACCGTGTCAGGCAATGGCTTAGGGTTCACTCATCGAGCTAAACCCAAATCCAAAAGGAAGCAAGTATTAACTACAGGAAAAGACACCCGGGTGTCAAAATCACTAGGGAAAGAAGACGTCCCAGCGAagaaattttgcattttaaatgctaTAAAGCCTACAAATGTTGATAAAGAAAAGATCAAGTTTTTCAAGTCAGCATTTACTTACGATCCTCAGTTCGAGTATGCCAATCCTGCACTGCCAAATGTATTAGCTAGACACAGCCATGCCTCAGACAGATTCCTTAAACAG GCAGTTAATATTATGAAGAAAGCACTGGAAAAATACGGCAGCTATGAGAAATTTGAGCAAGCCACAGGAGGTAGTCTGCTCCCAAAGAGCCGAATATGGCACCAAGTTCGAAAATACATGGAAAAAGAAGGTTGCCTGGGTGAA ATTGTAGTTCACCTTACAGATGATTTACTTTCACGAGCTTCTATGACAGTTGTTAATGGACGTCCAACATTGACTATCAATACGTCTACTGCACGGGAACAGTGGCTTGAAGGGATGCTCAGACATGAAATAG GGACACACTATTTTCGAGGCATGAACAATAATCAGCAACCTTGGAATAATAGCAGTGGTCGTAAGAAGTATGGTTTAAAGCCAATCAATCCTACAGAGGAAGGTCTCGCAAGTATACATAGTGTGTTATTTCGAAAAGATCCCTATCTGTGGAGGGCTGCCCTTCTATATTACACTGTATACCAAGCCAGCCACATGTCTTTCAGCGAATTGTTCCAGGATGTGGGTCAGTTTGTTAAAGATCCAAACACACGGTGGGATTACTGTGTACGGGCAAAAAGAGGTTGTACTGACACATCACAACCAg GTTTCATATGA
- the MATCAP2 gene encoding putative tyrosine carboxypeptidase MATCAP2 isoform X2, translated as MTILRDTFRTGTSSYNVLLQSQEVKKQVQKDPLLNHTKKKRKGSRVLSTSRSKEYHKTSSQNNAWLYARRNMSNFISRTRAVTHKCPPSITVSGNGLGFTHRAKPKSKRKQVLTTGKDTRVSKSLGKEDVPAKKFCILNAIKPTNVDKEKIKFFKSAFTYDPQFEYANPALPNVLARHSHASDRFLKQAVNIMKKALEKYGSYEKFEQATGGSLLPKSRIWHQVRKYMEKEGCLGEIVVHLTDDLLSRASMTVVNGRPTLTINTSTAREQWLEGMLRHEIGTHYFRGMNNNQQPWNNSSGRKKYGLKPINPTEEGLASIHSVLFRKDPYLWRAALLYYTVYQASHMSFSELFQDVGQFVKDPNTRWDYCVRAKRGCTDTSQPGCFSKDQVYLDGILRILRHRETIDFHLLTSMGKVSYEDLDRLKDLAVLHNARIPQFLQDRSRYMEYLEKIMEVNELTDEELKMLIA; from the exons ATGACCATTTTGAGAGACACATTCAGGACTGGAACAAGCAGCTACAACGTCCTTCTTCAAAGTCAAGAAGTAAAGAAACAAGTTCAAAAGGATCCACTTTTGAATCACACCaagaaaaagaggaaagggaGCAGAGTGTTAAGTACATCACGCAGCAAGGAGTACCACAAAACTTCTTCACAAAATAATGCCTGGTTATATGCTAGGAGAAACATGTCAAATTTTATCTCCAGAACAAGAGCAGTGACTCATAAATGTCCACCAAGTATTACCGTGTCAGGCAATGGCTTAGGGTTCACTCATCGAGCTAAACCCAAATCCAAAAGGAAGCAAGTATTAACTACAGGAAAAGACACCCGGGTGTCAAAATCACTAGGGAAAGAAGACGTCCCAGCGAagaaattttgcattttaaatgctaTAAAGCCTACAAATGTTGATAAAGAAAAGATCAAGTTTTTCAAGTCAGCATTTACTTACGATCCTCAGTTCGAGTATGCCAATCCTGCACTGCCAAATGTATTAGCTAGACACAGCCATGCCTCAGACAGATTCCTTAAACAG GCAGTTAATATTATGAAGAAAGCACTGGAAAAATACGGCAGCTATGAGAAATTTGAGCAAGCCACAGGAGGTAGTCTGCTCCCAAAGAGCCGAATATGGCACCAAGTTCGAAAATACATGGAAAAAGAAGGTTGCCTGGGTGAA ATTGTAGTTCACCTTACAGATGATTTACTTTCACGAGCTTCTATGACAGTTGTTAATGGACGTCCAACATTGACTATCAATACGTCTACTGCACGGGAACAGTGGCTTGAAGGGATGCTCAGACATGAAATAG GGACACACTATTTTCGAGGCATGAACAATAATCAGCAACCTTGGAATAATAGCAGTGGTCGTAAGAAGTATGGTTTAAAGCCAATCAATCCTACAGAGGAAGGTCTCGCAAGTATACATAGTGTGTTATTTCGAAAAGATCCCTATCTGTGGAGGGCTGCCCTTCTATATTACACTGTATACCAAGCCAGCCACATGTCTTTCAGCGAATTGTTCCAGGATGTGGGTCAGTTTGTTAAAGATCCAAACACACGGTGGGATTACTGTGTACGGGCAAAAAGAGGTTGTACTGACACATCACAACCAg gCTGTTTCAGTAAAGATCAAGTATATCTTGATGGGATTCTACGAATACTAAGGCACAGAGAAACCATTGATTTCCACCTGTTAACATCCATGGGAAAG GTTTCATATGAGGATTTAGACCGCTTGAAAGACCTCGCTGTTCTGCACAATGCCAGAATTCCACAATTTCTCCAAGACAGGAGTCGATATATGGAGTATTTAGAGAAGATTATGGAGGTGAATGAATTGACAGATGAGGAGCTGAAAATGCTTATTGCTTGA